The DNA segment GCAAACCAGAGACACAGGTTCTGCaagcccaccacacacactcactgcattttttaaagtactcCCTGCTCTTTCAGCTCTAACATGCTTCAGGCAAGACACCTGAGAGGACAAGCCCACAGCTACTGAGTCTGTGCAGGCCAGAATCTGTGATTGGTCACATTGTAATTACGTTGAGTCTCCAGAAGACAAGCCTTCCAGGCCAAGAGTCAGAGCTGTACCTCTGGCTCCAGAAAGTGAGGACGTGGCTTTAAAGCTTCGGAACTCAGGTTTGATCAAAAGATTCCCCACATGGAGCCTTGCCAGGACGAAAGCCACAGTTTCAACAGGATGCTGTGTCCCAGAGCtgatgaggaccaggaacaacaGCATGGTCAGTAAAATGATTCTGACTGGAGTTGGGCAAAGTCCGGGAAGCAAATCTGTTGGAAAGGCCAGTGGCCATGCACTTCGATTACCCGGCTCTGCCCGTGGCCCCTCTCTAGGCTTTCCAATGATCCATGGCCAAGATGCGCAGttctttatctttgtgtttttctctctagcAGGTGAGAATGCAGTGGtcctgaaggctggagagaaaggaggcaagagAGGGCTTGTACAGAGCGAGCTTGCTCAGGGTGAGCTTGCTCAGGGCAAACTTGCTCCAAGCAAGCATGCTCAAGAAGAGCTAGATCAGTCCGGTCTTgctcaggaagccacaggagtggtagaggagggagaaaaggaagaagaagaaatggaaggagcaCATGCTGGCGATGGTAGTTCTGGCCCCATGGACAAGGGGATCCAGGCAGAAGGTGGCCATGGCGGCAGTATTCAACAGCAACCTCAGCAAGAGGCGGCAATGCCTGAGGGCACCAAGAATCTCCAGGCTGGGGAATTCCAGAGCCACACCAGATTCACCCAGTCTCAGCTGCAGGAACTGGAGCGTCTTTTCGAAGATAATCACTTCCCCAGCTTTCAAGTAAGGTAAGCAGAATGCCCTGCTAGGCTCCTGGTTTTCTGGCATTGCAATCAGGCTGTCCTTTGGTGCTTCCTGAACCCCTCATTTCCTCTAGAAACAAAGCCACCATGTCTGGACCCTCCATTAGAAATTGGATTCTGGAGTAGGGACTTGTGCCCTAGTCCAACTGGAAAGAATGTGTTCTGTTGCCTGTTTAAGTGGTACTTGAGTGGGACATTTAGACAGTGCTTGTTCTAAATGAGTCTCTGTAAGTATGAGTGAGAAGCCTGAGGTGTGGCTGGGAAAATGCAGGAGGGATTCCACCTCAGATGAAAATTTGACTAACATTTTATATCGTGGAGGCTCTCTTAATGAAGGTTTACATGTTAAGTACATGGACAACATACCTGTGTTTGGGGGGTACCCTTAATTTTAATCCCTGAAAGAAACGTGTTACTAAAGTAAGTCCCAAAATAGGTGTGAGGAATACTGTTTGTGTGGCTGTACAagtctctctctcaatctctctgtgagtgtgtgtgtgtgtgtgtgcgcacgcgcgtgcacaAGTGTGGACACAAACATTGAAAAGGAAACAGGACATGTCCTTATACAGTTTGTTTACAGCACAAGGTCTAATTGTCGAAAACTTTTCACTTCAGGAAGGCTCTTGCAAGATCTATGGGTGTGGCAGAAGAAGATGTGCAggtcagtattttaaaaaaaattaatgttttggaCGGGTTCCACATCTTGGGTTGTTGCTGGCTAGAAGAGAGGTGTAGGAGCAATTTGGAACCCTGAAGTTGCATCCCAAGGATGCCAGACCAGTCCACACCCAGGCAATGCTCAATATGATGAAAGACCTCCATTTCCTCAGGCAAGAAATGCCAACTTGGACACCTGAAAACATAAGATGCCAAGGTGTTTTGTCTGACCCTCGGTGAACATAGTGTGTTCTCCATGACCTTCTGAAGGCTGTGCAGCCTGCATGCCTCACTTAAGTGAAGAGACCATGTTCTTGCCCACTTCCAATactttcactctgtgtgtgtcagAAAAACTTTTCTCAGACTTGTTTTGATCTAGTCTGCaaatgtcacatgcctggctTAGTTCTGAATCAATACTGGGACCAGGAACCTCAAATGCCCAGAGCCCTTTTACCTTTTTTATTGATTATGAATGTGAACTCTGCTCAGCATTACAATCATCCTTGGCTTTTCCAGACCACATGCCCACAAGGGAAAAGGCCTATAGATAGTATGCTTGGAGGCTAGGGAGGAAGCATAGAACAGGAAGAAGTGCCCTTTGTCTCATACAATGTGCATTCTGGGTACTCACAAAAGGCTATCACCATGGATCCTTTCACAGATAGCTTTGAGCCTTGAGATAGTTCTCTGGGGTTCCAAGAGAACTCATTTGATACTTCAAAACACAGCAGTAACCAGGAACAACACACGAGCTAGATCCGCATCCTTTCCTgaacaaatgcattaaaaatatcaattgaTGCAGAGAAGGAGCAATATTCTACGTCTGTCCCATAGCTGAAGGACTGGTTGTGCTGGTACATGTCCTAAGGTTCTTCATGGGGGTGTTTTGACTATTTCAATGAGAATGAACCCTGTTGCTTCCAGCATTCTG comes from the Peromyscus maniculatus bairdii isolate BWxNUB_F1_BW_parent chromosome X, HU_Pman_BW_mat_3.1, whole genome shotgun sequence genome and includes:
- the LOC143270663 gene encoding uncharacterized protein LOC143270663 isoform X1; translated protein: MEPCQDESHSFNRMLCPRADEDQEQQHAGENAVVLKAGEKGGKRGLVQSELAQGELAQGKLAPSKHAQEELDQSGLAQEATGVVEEGEKEEEEMEGAHAGDGSSGPMDKGIQAEGGHGGSIQQQPQQEAAMPEGTKNLQAGEFQSHTRFTQSQLQELERLFEDNHFPSFQVRKALARSMGVAEEDVQEWFRTRRAIFRRSNRMVVLIDAPPGPQNNDP
- the LOC143270663 gene encoding uncharacterized protein LOC143270663 isoform X2, which produces MEPCQDESHSFNRMLCPRADEDQEQQHGENAVVLKAGEKGGKRGLVQSELAQGELAQGKLAPSKHAQEELDQSGLAQEATGVVEEGEKEEEEMEGAHAGDGSSGPMDKGIQAEGGHGGSIQQQPQQEAAMPEGTKNLQAGEFQSHTRFTQSQLQELERLFEDNHFPSFQVRKALARSMGVAEEDVQEWFRTRRAIFRRSNRMVVLIDAPPGPQNNDP